In Kryptolebias marmoratus isolate JLee-2015 linkage group LG20, ASM164957v2, whole genome shotgun sequence, a genomic segment contains:
- the atg10 gene encoding ubiquitin-like-conjugating enzyme ATG10 isoform X2 — protein MTEKSCGVLDEEEFYKCCRLLLQQSEQLRDGWSWEAVQGSEGYLKKTALRPVPAPQREEESGSHPQMHSTCNPSPQPPQEEQPVCVASSDPSSSSDELEDEDDNSCWVAENIGLMFQFEYHILYSCSYAVPVLYFRAFTLEGRSLTLGEVWSCVHPNFRICLQSCPLNAISQQEHPLLGQPFFVFHPCRTEDFMKPMLQAAQDQHRTVNYVLSWLSVVGPVVGLDVSLNYSLERLPGAPPCSPRQH, from the exons ATGACTG AGAAGAGCTGTGGTGTTCTGGATGAGGAGGAGTTCTACAAGTGCTGTCGGCTACTACTTCAGCAGTCAGAGCAGCTGAGAGACGGCTGGAGCTGGGAAGCAGTCCAG GGTTCAGAAGGCTACCTGAAAAAGACTGCTCTTAGACCTGTCCCAGCACCACAGAGAGAAGAGGAGTCAGGCTCACACCCACAAATGCATTCCACCTGTAATCCTAGCCCTCAACCACCACAAGAGGAACAG CCTGTATGTGTTGCCTCATCTGATCCCAGCAGCTCCTCAGATGAGCTAGAAGATGAAGATGACAACAGCTGCTGGGTGGCTGAGAACATCGGCctgatgtttcagtttgagtatCACATCCTGTATTCCTGCAGCTACGCTGTACCTGTGCTATATTTCAGAGCTTTCACTTTGG AGGGGAGGAGCCTGACGTTAGGAGAAGTGTGGAGCTGCGTCCATCCAAACTTTAGGATTTGTCTGCAAAGCTGTCCTTTAAATGCAATAAGTCAACAG GAGCATCCTCTGCTGGGGCAGCCTTTCTTTGTCTTCCACCCCTGTAGGACAGAAGATTTCATGAAGCCCATGCTGCAAGCAGCTCAGGACCAGCACAG gacgGTGAACTATGTGTTGTCGTGGCTCAGTGTGGTGGGTCCTGTAGTTGGTCTGGATGTCTCTCTAAACTACTCCCTGGAGCGCCTCCCTGGAGCGCCACCCTGCAGCCCCCGGCAGCATTAA
- the atg10 gene encoding ubiquitin-like-conjugating enzyme ATG10 isoform X3, which yields MHRYKDWVSVHYCGSEGYLKKTALRPVPAPQREEESGSHPQMHSTCNPSPQPPQEEQPVCVASSDPSSSSDELEDEDDNSCWVAENIGLMFQFEYHILYSCSYAVPVLYFRAFTLEGRSLTLGEVWSCVHPNFRICLQSCPLNAISQQEHPLLGQPFFVFHPCRTEDFMKPMLQAAQDQHRTVNYVLSWLSVVGPVVGLDVSLNYSLERLPGAPPCSPRQH from the exons ATGCACAGATACAAGGATTGGGTATCTGTCCACTACTGT GGTTCAGAAGGCTACCTGAAAAAGACTGCTCTTAGACCTGTCCCAGCACCACAGAGAGAAGAGGAGTCAGGCTCACACCCACAAATGCATTCCACCTGTAATCCTAGCCCTCAACCACCACAAGAGGAACAG CCTGTATGTGTTGCCTCATCTGATCCCAGCAGCTCCTCAGATGAGCTAGAAGATGAAGATGACAACAGCTGCTGGGTGGCTGAGAACATCGGCctgatgtttcagtttgagtatCACATCCTGTATTCCTGCAGCTACGCTGTACCTGTGCTATATTTCAGAGCTTTCACTTTGG AGGGGAGGAGCCTGACGTTAGGAGAAGTGTGGAGCTGCGTCCATCCAAACTTTAGGATTTGTCTGCAAAGCTGTCCTTTAAATGCAATAAGTCAACAG GAGCATCCTCTGCTGGGGCAGCCTTTCTTTGTCTTCCACCCCTGTAGGACAGAAGATTTCATGAAGCCCATGCTGCAAGCAGCTCAGGACCAGCACAG gacgGTGAACTATGTGTTGTCGTGGCTCAGTGTGGTGGGTCCTGTAGTTGGTCTGGATGTCTCTCTAAACTACTCCCTGGAGCGCCTCCCTGGAGCGCCACCCTGCAGCCCCCGGCAGCATTAA
- the atg10 gene encoding ubiquitin-like-conjugating enzyme ATG10 isoform X1 — translation MATATNGFKQKSCGVLDEEEFYKCCRLLLQQSEQLRDGWSWEAVQGSEGYLKKTALRPVPAPQREEESGSHPQMHSTCNPSPQPPQEEQPVCVASSDPSSSSDELEDEDDNSCWVAENIGLMFQFEYHILYSCSYAVPVLYFRAFTLEGRSLTLGEVWSCVHPNFRICLQSCPLNAISQQEHPLLGQPFFVFHPCRTEDFMKPMLQAAQDQHRTVNYVLSWLSVVGPVVGLDVSLNYSLERLPGAPPCSPRQH, via the exons atggccaccgcaacCAATGGATTTAAAC AGAAGAGCTGTGGTGTTCTGGATGAGGAGGAGTTCTACAAGTGCTGTCGGCTACTACTTCAGCAGTCAGAGCAGCTGAGAGACGGCTGGAGCTGGGAAGCAGTCCAG GGTTCAGAAGGCTACCTGAAAAAGACTGCTCTTAGACCTGTCCCAGCACCACAGAGAGAAGAGGAGTCAGGCTCACACCCACAAATGCATTCCACCTGTAATCCTAGCCCTCAACCACCACAAGAGGAACAG CCTGTATGTGTTGCCTCATCTGATCCCAGCAGCTCCTCAGATGAGCTAGAAGATGAAGATGACAACAGCTGCTGGGTGGCTGAGAACATCGGCctgatgtttcagtttgagtatCACATCCTGTATTCCTGCAGCTACGCTGTACCTGTGCTATATTTCAGAGCTTTCACTTTGG AGGGGAGGAGCCTGACGTTAGGAGAAGTGTGGAGCTGCGTCCATCCAAACTTTAGGATTTGTCTGCAAAGCTGTCCTTTAAATGCAATAAGTCAACAG GAGCATCCTCTGCTGGGGCAGCCTTTCTTTGTCTTCCACCCCTGTAGGACAGAAGATTTCATGAAGCCCATGCTGCAAGCAGCTCAGGACCAGCACAG gacgGTGAACTATGTGTTGTCGTGGCTCAGTGTGGTGGGTCCTGTAGTTGGTCTGGATGTCTCTCTAAACTACTCCCTGGAGCGCCTCCCTGGAGCGCCACCCTGCAGCCCCCGGCAGCATTAA